In Gemmatimonadaceae bacterium, a single genomic region encodes these proteins:
- a CDS encoding glycosyl hydrolase family 65 protein has translation MASRLDLESPDRLVKPLGELIQRPSDPAWMLVEEGVPGPREQEIESILAIGNGCLGSRASLAEDGPLSRPATFAAGVFTHDVAPGIPTITRLPDWSHLEILIDGEPMKFDVGRMLEHRRVLDWERGIQWREWRQEDADGGVTRVVFLRLASLAERHLLVQSVRVTAENRGRAIDIVARLPRSTARVEFDTAFQTHPDPHAHELSESGDEAKWSWTVAAGESARLDRVVSVRTTRESAESRSRAPLPAAIVQRGTLESHIEEHVDTWRSRWNAADIRIDGDESAQRALRFAMYHLLSAANPDDDYVSIGARGLTGLAYRGHAFWDTEIYMLPFYVFVDPASARALLMYRYHTLDAARRKAAGYGFKGALYAWESADTGDETTPSTVLGPNETVIKILTGELEHHISADVAYAIWQYWRATADDDFMAEAGAEILIETARFWESRARFESDGAAHIRHVIGPDEYHEPVDDNAYTNGMARWNLHRAAEIVATLRQTRPDDWSRLRDHLSFEDKEVDDWWKTAEALVTGFRAESKLFEQFAGFFRLDEVDVAAYRQSGEAIDVALGHDRMQRVQAVKQPDVVALCALLWDEFRLSIHKANFDYYEPRTAHGSSLSPSLSALVAARLGRVTEALELFRLGANIDLAVENGRAEAGVHMGALGGLWQAAILGVAGVRLRDDGIAVDPHLLPGWSAMEFPLRWRGRRLAVRITAEPLEVEIAVFEGGELAVSVVDGPAGRVRQGKRVRTRRESAGWTTWREEAA, from the coding sequence GTGGCCTCCAGACTAGATCTCGAATCTCCCGACCGACTCGTGAAGCCGCTCGGCGAGCTGATCCAACGCCCGTCGGACCCCGCCTGGATGCTGGTCGAAGAGGGGGTCCCTGGTCCGCGCGAGCAAGAGATCGAGTCGATCCTCGCCATCGGCAACGGCTGCCTCGGTTCCCGGGCGTCGCTCGCCGAAGATGGACCCCTGTCGAGACCTGCGACCTTCGCGGCCGGCGTCTTCACCCACGATGTCGCGCCGGGAATCCCGACGATCACGCGGCTGCCCGACTGGTCGCATCTGGAGATCCTCATCGACGGCGAGCCAATGAAGTTCGACGTCGGTCGAATGTTGGAGCATCGGCGCGTGCTCGACTGGGAGCGCGGAATTCAATGGCGCGAGTGGAGGCAAGAGGACGCCGATGGTGGTGTAACGCGCGTCGTCTTTCTGCGCCTCGCATCCCTGGCGGAGCGACACCTGTTGGTTCAGTCGGTGCGCGTGACCGCCGAGAATCGCGGGCGAGCGATCGACATCGTCGCGCGGCTCCCACGATCCACCGCTCGCGTCGAATTCGACACCGCATTTCAAACGCATCCGGATCCCCACGCCCACGAGTTGTCGGAGAGCGGCGACGAGGCCAAGTGGTCCTGGACCGTCGCGGCGGGAGAATCCGCGCGGCTGGATCGCGTGGTATCGGTCCGCACTACCCGCGAAAGCGCTGAGTCACGATCGCGCGCTCCGCTTCCGGCGGCCATTGTGCAGCGCGGCACGCTCGAATCCCACATAGAAGAGCACGTCGACACGTGGCGCTCGCGCTGGAACGCCGCGGACATTCGCATCGACGGGGACGAATCCGCTCAGCGCGCCCTCCGCTTCGCCATGTACCATCTCCTCTCAGCCGCGAATCCGGACGACGACTATGTGTCGATCGGCGCGCGAGGGCTTACCGGTTTGGCATATCGCGGCCACGCCTTCTGGGACACCGAGATCTACATGCTGCCGTTCTACGTCTTCGTCGATCCGGCGTCGGCTCGCGCGCTGCTCATGTATCGCTACCACACGTTGGACGCCGCGCGCCGGAAGGCCGCGGGATACGGCTTCAAAGGAGCGCTCTACGCCTGGGAATCCGCCGACACCGGCGACGAGACCACTCCGAGCACGGTGCTCGGCCCCAACGAAACGGTGATCAAGATTCTCACGGGCGAGTTGGAACACCACATCAGCGCCGACGTGGCGTACGCGATTTGGCAATACTGGCGCGCGACCGCCGACGACGACTTCATGGCGGAAGCCGGCGCCGAGATCCTCATCGAGACCGCGCGGTTCTGGGAGAGCCGAGCCCGATTCGAGTCCGACGGCGCCGCCCATATTCGCCATGTGATTGGACCGGACGAGTATCACGAGCCCGTCGACGACAACGCGTACACGAATGGAATGGCGCGATGGAATCTCCATCGCGCCGCGGAGATCGTCGCTACGCTGCGGCAGACGCGCCCGGACGACTGGTCGCGACTGCGAGATCATCTCTCGTTCGAGGACAAGGAAGTCGACGACTGGTGGAAGACGGCAGAGGCGCTCGTCACCGGTTTCCGAGCCGAGTCCAAACTATTCGAGCAATTCGCGGGCTTCTTCCGGCTCGACGAGGTCGACGTCGCGGCCTATCGGCAATCAGGCGAGGCGATCGACGTGGCGCTCGGCCACGACCGGATGCAACGCGTGCAGGCGGTCAAGCAACCCGACGTCGTCGCTCTGTGTGCGCTGCTGTGGGACGAATTTCGTTTGTCGATTCACAAGGCGAACTTCGACTACTACGAGCCGCGCACGGCGCACGGCAGCTCGCTCAGCCCGTCACTTTCCGCGTTGGTGGCCGCCCGTCTGGGGCGCGTCACGGAGGCGCTCGAGTTGTTTCGCCTCGGCGCCAACATCGATCTCGCGGTCGAGAACGGCCGTGCCGAAGCCGGCGTGCACATGGGCGCGCTCGGTGGGCTCTGGCAGGCGGCGATTCTCGGCGTAGCCGGCGTGCGTCTCCGCGACGACGGTATCGCGGTCGACCCTCATCTGCTGCCTGGTTGGTCCGCGATGGAGTTCCCGCTCCGTTGGCGCGGACGCCGACTCGCGGTTCGCATCACCGCGGAGCCGCTGGAGGTGGAGATCGCCGTATTCGAAGGCGGCGAGCTTGCGGTCTCCGTCGTGGACGGTCCGGCGGGACGCGTTCGCCAGGGCAAACGCGTTCGCACGCGACGAGAGAGCGCCGGCTGGACGACCTGGCGTGAGGAAGCTGCGTGA
- a CDS encoding beta-phosphoglucomutase family hydrolase, with product MTSDKNASNANKIDLGAFRAFLFDLDGVVTKTAKVHAAAWKRLFDDYLSTRAKKTGEPFKPFDSVTDYQRYVDGKPRAEGAESFLGARGIDLPIGTPDDGPDEETVNGLANRKDRYFNDALEHQGVEVFDGTVRFIREARSRGLRTAIVSSSRNCKAVVAKAGLTALFDARVDGMDALEMPLQGKPRPDTYLEAAKRVHAAADQAAIFEDAVAGVEAGHAGHFRLVVGIGDGAHAADLRAHGANLVVADLGTVRLVDGRGHDTPSPERTGGRVP from the coding sequence GTGACCAGCGACAAGAATGCTTCAAACGCAAACAAGATCGACCTCGGCGCGTTTCGAGCGTTTCTGTTCGATCTGGACGGCGTCGTCACGAAGACGGCGAAGGTGCACGCGGCGGCGTGGAAGCGGCTGTTCGACGACTACTTGTCGACACGCGCCAAGAAGACCGGAGAGCCCTTCAAGCCGTTCGACTCGGTCACGGACTATCAGCGGTACGTCGACGGCAAGCCGCGCGCGGAGGGCGCCGAGAGCTTCTTGGGCGCGCGCGGGATCGATCTGCCGATCGGGACACCGGACGACGGCCCCGACGAGGAAACGGTCAACGGGCTCGCGAATCGCAAGGATCGCTACTTCAACGACGCGCTCGAGCACCAGGGCGTCGAGGTCTTCGACGGCACCGTGCGATTCATTCGGGAGGCGCGGTCGCGTGGACTCCGCACGGCCATCGTTTCCTCATCACGGAACTGCAAGGCCGTCGTCGCAAAGGCCGGACTCACTGCGCTATTCGATGCGCGCGTCGACGGCATGGACGCTCTTGAAATGCCCCTGCAGGGAAAGCCCCGGCCGGACACTTACCTCGAGGCCGCAAAGCGTGTCCACGCCGCGGCCGATCAAGCGGCGATCTTCGAGGACGCGGTCGCCGGCGTCGAAGCCGGGCACGCGGGTCATTTTCGGCTGGTGGTTGGCATCGGCGATGGCGCACACGCCGCGGACCTTCGGGCGCACGGCGCGAATCTGGTCGTCGCCGACCTCGGCACGGTGCGACTGGTCGACGGACGTGGCCACGACACGCCGAGCCCGGAACGCACGGGCGGCCGCGTGCCGTGA
- a CDS encoding cupredoxin domain-containing protein has product MLPRLRRLFLSVAVPLVACTSRATPAADLTRPYVAQTRHITVTTVPLLVKEQQNVLPFLKQDFGKSGVLEGKEVYAFSPSTMTVVEGDTIHFTFVNPEDDDHSFVLPDFVVPLPPQKSFDTTYVARHAGIFPIVCAVQSHLPMMSGQLVVLPAATMAGPAVAGKQ; this is encoded by the coding sequence ATGTTGCCACGACTCCGACGCCTGTTCCTCTCGGTCGCTGTACCGCTCGTCGCGTGTACAAGCCGTGCGACGCCAGCAGCCGACCTCACCCGTCCATACGTCGCTCAGACGCGTCACATCACCGTCACCACGGTTCCGCTTCTCGTGAAAGAACAGCAGAACGTGCTTCCGTTCCTGAAGCAGGATTTTGGGAAGAGCGGCGTGCTCGAGGGCAAGGAGGTGTACGCCTTTTCACCGTCGACCATGACGGTGGTGGAGGGCGATACCATTCACTTCACGTTCGTCAACCCCGAGGACGACGACCACTCGTTCGTCCTGCCGGATTTCGTCGTGCCTCTTCCACCGCAGAAGTCCTTCGACACGACTTACGTCGCGCGACATGCTGGGATCTTTCCGATCGTGTGCGCCGTTCAGTCGCACCTGCCGATGATGTCGGGACAACTCGTGGTCCTGCCGGCGGCCACGATGGCCGGCCCCGCCGTCGCGGGGAAGCAGTGA
- a CDS encoding HAMP domain-containing sensor histidine kinase, which yields MPQLSRFITEQRQAILGAWEAFIKELPAAERIDAAAARGHAQSMLNVIAADLETSETDEQRDLKSRGHLDAARADTLTPASQHGLGRALGGVGVEATVAEFRALRASVIGLWMEQQKQAGPSELEDMRRFDEAIDQAIAESLAQHTREVERARDRLLAVLGHDLRTPLTAVLASSRFLLDEDHLTQAQRDLITIVEHSGHRMTQLIDDLLDVALTGLGQAIPLRRDRTDLGALVRDVGNEVGATSPTARIDVETSGVLVGEWDRTRLEQAFTNLLSNAIEHGSQGKPIRVSVSGDEENVMIAVTNEGTVIPADQIGGLFQPMKSTADDRADRGHLGLGLYIVDRVVDAHGGSIDVRSSEDRGTTFRITLPRHERSTE from the coding sequence ATGCCGCAACTCTCGCGGTTCATCACAGAGCAGAGGCAAGCCATCCTGGGCGCGTGGGAGGCCTTCATCAAGGAACTACCGGCCGCGGAACGGATCGATGCCGCCGCCGCGCGCGGTCACGCGCAGTCGATGCTCAACGTCATCGCCGCCGACCTCGAAACGTCGGAGACCGATGAGCAGCGCGATCTGAAATCGCGGGGACATCTGGACGCCGCGCGCGCGGATACGCTGACTCCGGCATCCCAGCACGGACTCGGCCGAGCGCTGGGCGGTGTAGGCGTCGAGGCCACGGTGGCGGAGTTTCGTGCTCTGCGAGCGAGCGTCATCGGCCTCTGGATGGAGCAGCAAAAGCAGGCCGGACCTTCCGAGCTCGAGGACATGAGGCGTTTCGACGAGGCGATCGATCAGGCGATCGCCGAGTCCCTCGCGCAGCACACACGGGAGGTCGAGCGCGCGCGCGATCGGTTGCTCGCCGTACTTGGCCACGACTTGCGGACGCCGCTCACCGCGGTTCTCGCGTCGAGTCGGTTTCTTCTCGACGAGGACCATCTAACGCAGGCGCAACGCGACTTGATCACCATTGTGGAGCACAGTGGACATCGCATGACGCAACTCATCGACGACCTGCTCGATGTGGCGCTCACCGGGCTAGGGCAGGCGATCCCCCTTCGGCGCGATCGCACGGATCTCGGCGCGCTCGTTCGCGACGTGGGGAATGAAGTCGGCGCAACTTCTCCAACGGCGCGAATCGATGTTGAGACCAGCGGGGTGCTCGTCGGTGAATGGGACCGAACGCGGCTCGAACAGGCCTTCACGAACCTTCTGAGTAACGCGATCGAGCACGGATCGCAGGGGAAGCCAATCCGAGTGAGCGTGTCCGGCGACGAGGAGAATGTGATGATCGCCGTTACGAACGAAGGCACCGTGATTCCGGCCGACCAGATTGGCGGCCTCTTCCAGCCGATGAAGAGCACCGCCGACGACCGCGCCGACAGAGGCCATCTGGGTCTTGGGCTGTACATCGTCGACAGAGTCGTCGACGCCCATGGCGGGAGCATCGACGTACGATCGTCCGAGGACCGTGGCACGACGTTCCGCATCACGCTGCCGCGCCACGAGCGAAGCACGGAATGA
- a CDS encoding MBL fold metallo-hydrolase, translated as MPSTPLPLVDPLPFWNRPPTSGFRVTWLGHSTLFVEIDGVRILTDPVWGNRVSPVAFAGPKRFHPPPARLDALPPLDAIIISHDHYDHLDRPTVLSLVKTRATTPFITSLGVGERLERWGIPPTGITELDWWEQAEINGVKITAAPAQHFSGRGIKDRNATLWSSFHFRGPKHSFYFGADTGLTREYEEIARRLGPFDLVAIEIGAYHPAWGDIHLGPANALTAYRMLGSGAFLPIHWGTFNLAIHPWSEPAETLVTLGTPARVPLLMPKLGAPVEPSRSIEIDPWWRSITSATPKPIADRRARKRAADAGRVVD; from the coding sequence GTGCCATCGACGCCGTTGCCGTTGGTGGACCCGCTTCCGTTCTGGAACAGGCCGCCGACGTCCGGATTTCGCGTCACGTGGCTCGGACATTCGACGCTGTTCGTCGAGATCGACGGCGTACGCATTCTCACCGACCCGGTGTGGGGCAATCGGGTTTCTCCCGTCGCATTTGCGGGACCGAAGCGCTTTCACCCACCACCGGCTCGCCTCGACGCGCTCCCGCCGCTCGACGCGATCATCATCTCGCACGACCACTACGACCATCTCGATCGCCCGACCGTCCTGTCGCTCGTGAAGACGCGCGCGACCACGCCGTTCATCACGTCGCTCGGTGTGGGAGAACGCCTCGAGCGCTGGGGCATTCCGCCAACGGGAATCACGGAGCTCGATTGGTGGGAACAGGCTGAGATCAACGGCGTGAAAATCACCGCCGCGCCGGCGCAGCATTTCTCGGGGCGAGGAATCAAGGACCGCAACGCGACGCTCTGGTCGTCCTTCCACTTTCGCGGGCCGAAACACTCGTTCTACTTCGGCGCCGACACCGGACTCACGAGAGAATACGAAGAGATCGCGCGCCGCCTGGGGCCCTTCGACTTGGTCGCGATCGAGATTGGCGCGTATCACCCGGCGTGGGGCGACATCCATCTCGGGCCGGCGAATGCGCTCACTGCCTATCGCATGCTCGGCAGCGGCGCGTTCTTGCCAATCCACTGGGGGACGTTCAACCTCGCGATTCATCCGTGGAGTGAGCCCGCCGAAACGCTCGTCACACTCGGCACGCCGGCGCGTGTGCCGTTGCTCATGCCGAAACTCGGCGCCCCGGTCGAGCCGTCGCGCTCGATCGAGATCGATCCGTGGTGGCGAAGCATCACGAGCGCGACACCGAAACCAATCGCCGATCGCCGCGCTCGGAAAAGAGCCGCTGACGCCGGGCGCGTCGTGGACTGA
- a CDS encoding alpha/beta hydrolase gives MDASDIPNVVLVHGAFVDGSGWEGVYKILRRDGYNVSIVQNSTASFDDDVAATKLVIAQQDGAVLLVGHSYGGAVITEAGNEPSVVGLVYIAAFAPSEGESVGTMTKDPPPGAPVPPILPPVDGFLFLDKTKFQASFAADVDPDKAAFMAASQVPWGTDAVEGKNKTAAWRSTPSWFLVTAEDRMIPPDAQRMMAKRAGASVVEEQASHSIFVSKPDVVAAFIEKAASGVPIGTT, from the coding sequence ATGGACGCAAGCGACATCCCGAACGTCGTGCTCGTGCACGGCGCCTTCGTCGATGGCTCAGGCTGGGAGGGCGTTTACAAGATCCTCAGGCGCGACGGTTATAACGTCAGCATCGTTCAGAATTCAACGGCGTCGTTCGACGACGACGTCGCGGCCACCAAGCTCGTCATTGCTCAACAAGACGGTGCAGTGCTCTTGGTCGGCCACTCGTACGGCGGCGCGGTGATCACTGAGGCAGGGAACGAACCGAGCGTCGTCGGGCTCGTGTACATCGCGGCGTTCGCTCCGAGCGAAGGTGAATCGGTGGGCACAATGACCAAGGACCCGCCGCCCGGCGCGCCGGTGCCGCCGATTCTGCCGCCGGTCGACGGTTTCCTCTTTCTCGACAAGACCAAGTTCCAGGCGTCGTTCGCGGCCGACGTCGACCCGGACAAAGCGGCGTTCATGGCCGCGTCTCAGGTGCCGTGGGGGACGGACGCGGTCGAGGGGAAGAACAAGACCGCCGCGTGGAGATCGACACCGAGCTGGTTCTTGGTGACCGCCGAAGACAGGATGATCCCGCCGGACGCGCAGCGGATGATGGCCAAGCGTGCGGGCGCCTCGGTCGTCGAGGAACAAGCGAGCCACTCGATCTTCGTGTCGAAACCGGACGTCGTCGCCGCTTTCATCGAGAAGGCCGCGAGCGGGGTCCCCATCGGAACGACTTAG
- a CDS encoding MarR family transcriptional regulator produces MSARRAKIAGNQSGRGAGRRANDVTTAVNSFRRLLRELRVVARRTEETTGLSAAQLFVLSAVGESSGCSINEVAAATMTDRSSAAAIVDRLVSAGYLIREKSEGDRRRASIVLTSRGRRAIRTASPAPTTLLVRGLSKIRPNQLRELTRGVLALTRAMGIAEEPPRMLFEDGRDRMGRQARAR; encoded by the coding sequence ATGAGCGCGAGGCGAGCCAAGATTGCGGGAAATCAATCAGGGCGGGGGGCGGGTCGCCGCGCGAACGACGTGACGACGGCCGTGAATTCCTTTCGCCGCCTGCTTCGCGAGCTCAGAGTCGTGGCGCGCCGCACGGAAGAGACAACCGGTCTCAGCGCGGCACAGCTCTTTGTCTTGTCGGCGGTCGGAGAGTCGTCGGGCTGCTCGATCAATGAGGTGGCGGCAGCCACGATGACCGATCGAAGCTCTGCCGCGGCGATCGTCGATCGCCTCGTGAGCGCTGGCTACCTGATTCGGGAAAAGTCCGAGGGCGATCGTCGTCGAGCGTCGATTGTTCTCACGTCGCGTGGCCGCCGCGCCATTCGAACGGCGTCGCCCGCGCCAACCACACTCCTCGTTCGTGGTCTCAGCAAGATTCGACCGAACCAACTCCGCGAGTTGACACGGGGTGTACTGGCCCTCACGCGCGCGATGGGGATCGCTGAGGAGCCTCCGCGCATGCTCTTCGAGGACGGGCGTGACCGAATGGGCCGGCAAGCTCGAGCTCGATGA
- a CDS encoding tetratricopeptide repeat protein encodes MSDATAGSVRVVNAPLFIATIGGIAALIVMFLSLDLFLAHIDQRESMSRAAAEYTSGVALLREGRAADARDHFQIAVSIERSNIDYSLALAEALLEEGRVTDAESTLQSLLQRAENDGAVNLTMARAMVRQGRAEEAKAYFHRAIFGRWGADSVPRRYEARFELIDFLAAQGASRELLAELLPMEDVPSDSLSLRRKLGGLFILAGSPARAANMFREVIRNDPDDGQAYAGMGRAELALGNFRTARADLAEAVRRLPDDSAVARRFALADTVLSLDPTARGIGSRARLDRSRALLLRVASRLESCGGPRAAVVDSAIALLARTSARSRRGPVDFDAEAEPILAAAADTWAGRPRGCASAASDEVLPLLITRITQ; translated from the coding sequence ATGTCTGACGCGACTGCCGGGTCGGTGCGCGTGGTCAATGCGCCCCTGTTCATAGCAACGATCGGGGGAATCGCGGCGCTCATCGTGATGTTCCTGTCGCTCGATCTGTTCCTCGCGCACATCGATCAGCGAGAGTCGATGTCTCGTGCGGCGGCAGAATACACGAGCGGCGTCGCGCTGCTCCGCGAGGGCCGCGCCGCGGACGCACGGGACCACTTCCAGATCGCCGTGTCGATCGAGCGATCGAACATCGACTATTCGCTCGCGCTCGCCGAGGCATTACTCGAAGAAGGACGGGTGACCGACGCCGAATCCACACTTCAGAGCCTGCTCCAACGAGCCGAGAACGACGGAGCCGTGAATCTCACCATGGCACGCGCCATGGTTCGCCAAGGGCGGGCCGAGGAGGCAAAGGCCTATTTCCATCGAGCCATTTTTGGCCGGTGGGGTGCCGATTCGGTCCCGCGCCGCTACGAGGCGCGGTTCGAGCTCATTGACTTTCTGGCGGCACAAGGCGCCTCTCGAGAGCTCCTCGCCGAGTTGCTCCCGATGGAGGATGTTCCGTCCGACAGTCTGAGCCTGCGGCGGAAGCTGGGCGGACTTTTCATTCTGGCAGGTTCGCCGGCGCGGGCGGCCAACATGTTTCGCGAAGTGATCCGTAACGATCCCGACGACGGTCAGGCGTACGCCGGAATGGGTCGGGCGGAACTTGCTCTCGGCAACTTCCGCACGGCGCGAGCCGATCTCGCCGAGGCGGTGCGACGTCTACCCGATGACTCAGCGGTCGCGCGACGCTTTGCTCTCGCTGACACTGTTCTGAGCCTGGACCCAACGGCCCGCGGCATCGGGTCGAGGGCGCGATTGGATCGCAGCCGCGCGCTCCTGCTACGCGTCGCCTCGAGGCTAGAGTCGTGCGGCGGTCCACGAGCGGCGGTCGTCGACTCCGCCATCGCACTGCTGGCGAGAACGTCCGCGCGCTCTCGGCGCGGCCCTGTCGACTTCGACGCCGAAGCCGAGCCGATATTGGCTGCCGCGGCCGACACTTGGGCAGGCCGCCCGCGCGGCTGCGCCTCGGCCGCGAGTGACGAGGTTCTCCCGCTCTTGATCACGAGAATCACCCAATGA
- a CDS encoding chloride channel protein → MERSLTSEATQTIDVGESPWYARLVVLVEDLRRREDRLALALSLLIGALVGLVVVAFILLTGRLAAHMYPPGGAAAWRRVAVPVLGALVTGWLLYRFFPDARGSGIPQTRAAIFINDGRISLRTVLGKFLCCSTSLASGIALGREGPSVHIGSGIASVIGRRLGFSTQQIKWLIPVGASAALAAAFNTPIAAVLFSLEEITGDLHAPILGSVVLSSTTSWMVLHMVLGDEPLFHVAAYHLVGPSELIVYAALGIIGGLGSVAFVRLLLALRKAFARLPKSTVWLQPVAGGLCVGLFGFFVPQVLGVGYDQVDHALSGDLLLRALVLFGVLKILATAMCYASGNAGGIFGPSMFIGAMIGGAVGQVAHQLLPATTAGPGAYALVGMGTAFAGIIRTPLTSVIMIFEVTRNYTIIVPLMISNLLAFYISQKFQREPIYEALARQDGLHLPSGEFRTVSRRLRVSAAARPAPVPLTPELTLHDAMRRVEGSPLGSWPVSNDGGLLGMVRVSDIAAAVSEGRGSSPLETLREASGGGKAETDLPHVHGDHPLALALSRMGSTRHTVLPVVSRANVRSLLGVVTIDDVLQAYGLEHSPETLPPSVARAKHV, encoded by the coding sequence ATGGAGCGCTCACTGACGTCGGAAGCGACACAGACAATCGACGTGGGCGAATCCCCCTGGTACGCACGACTCGTCGTGCTCGTCGAAGATCTTCGCCGGCGCGAGGATCGACTCGCCCTCGCGTTGAGCCTTCTGATCGGGGCGCTCGTCGGACTGGTGGTCGTCGCCTTCATCCTGCTGACGGGCCGGCTCGCGGCGCATATGTATCCGCCCGGCGGCGCCGCGGCGTGGCGACGTGTCGCCGTGCCGGTCCTCGGCGCGCTCGTCACAGGGTGGCTCCTCTATCGCTTTTTCCCCGACGCGCGCGGCAGCGGGATTCCCCAGACTCGTGCGGCCATCTTCATCAACGACGGCCGCATTTCGCTCCGCACCGTCCTGGGCAAATTCCTCTGCTGTTCGACGTCGCTGGCCAGCGGGATCGCCCTCGGGCGCGAGGGCCCGTCCGTTCACATCGGGTCCGGCATCGCTTCCGTGATCGGCCGACGGCTCGGCTTCAGCACACAGCAGATCAAATGGTTGATTCCGGTCGGCGCCTCGGCCGCGCTCGCCGCCGCATTCAACACGCCGATCGCCGCTGTCCTCTTCTCACTCGAAGAAATCACCGGCGACCTGCACGCCCCGATTCTCGGCTCCGTCGTACTGAGCTCGACGACATCGTGGATGGTGCTCCACATGGTGCTCGGCGACGAACCACTCTTTCATGTCGCGGCGTACCACCTCGTCGGTCCGTCGGAGCTGATCGTCTACGCGGCGCTCGGCATCATCGGAGGACTTGGCTCCGTCGCGTTTGTCCGGCTCCTCCTCGCGCTCCGCAAGGCATTCGCGCGACTCCCAAAGTCGACCGTCTGGTTGCAACCGGTCGCCGGAGGCCTCTGCGTCGGTCTCTTCGGCTTCTTCGTCCCTCAAGTCCTGGGCGTCGGTTACGACCAGGTCGATCACGCGTTGAGCGGCGATCTCCTCCTGCGCGCGCTGGTGTTGTTCGGCGTATTGAAGATCCTCGCGACCGCCATGTGCTACGCCTCCGGCAATGCCGGTGGCATCTTCGGGCCGAGCATGTTCATCGGCGCGATGATCGGGGGGGCGGTGGGCCAGGTCGCGCACCAGCTGCTGCCGGCGACGACGGCGGGCCCCGGCGCCTATGCGCTCGTGGGCATGGGCACCGCGTTCGCCGGCATCATCCGCACGCCGCTCACGTCGGTGATCATGATCTTCGAGGTCACCCGGAACTACACGATCATCGTGCCCCTGATGATCTCGAATCTGCTGGCATTCTATATCTCTCAAAAGTTTCAGCGGGAGCCGATCTACGAAGCTCTCGCCCGCCAAGACGGACTGCACCTTCCGAGCGGCGAATTCCGCACGGTCTCTCGGCGACTGCGCGTGAGCGCCGCGGCGAGACCGGCGCCCGTGCCCCTGACGCCGGAACTGACGCTGCACGACGCGATGCGCCGAGTCGAGGGCTCTCCCCTCGGGTCGTGGCCCGTCTCGAACGACGGCGGTCTGCTGGGCATGGTTCGCGTCTCCGACATCGCGGCGGCCGTCTCCGAAGGCCGTGGATCGAGCCCCCTGGAAACATTGAGGGAAGCGTCGGGCGGGGGCAAAGCGGAGACCGATCTTCCGCACGTTCACGGCGACCATCCGCTCGCACTGGCGCTGTCCCGCATGGGGTCGACGCGACACACGGTCTTGCCCGTCGTAAGCCGAGCGAACGTGCGCAGTTTGCTCGGTGTCGTCACGATCGACGACGTCCTTCAGGCGTATGGCCTCGAGCATTCGCCTGAGACGCTTCCCCCGAGTGTCGCACGCGCCAAACATGTCTGA